The Streptomyces albofaciens JCM 4342 genome has a segment encoding these proteins:
- a CDS encoding acyl-CoA carboxylase subunit beta: protein MTTVEDVPAEANDARGRVAELHAIREQARRGPSERATEAQHAKGKLTARERIELLLDEGSFREVEPLRRHRATGFGLEAKKPYTDGVITGWGTVHGRTVFVYAHDFRIFGGALGEAHATKIHKIMDMAIAAGAPLVSLNDGAGARIQEGVSALAGYGGIFQRNTKASGVIPQISVMLGPCAGGAAYSPALTDFVFMVRETSQMFITGPDVVRAVTGEEITQNGLGGADVHAETSGVCHFAYDDEQTCLEEVRFLLSMLPQNNREQPPSVACEDPADRAGDALLDLVPADGNRPYDMRKVIEELVDDGEYLEVHERWATNIIVALARLDGEVVGLIANQPQSLAGVLDIEASEKAARFVQMCDAFNIPIVTLLDVPGFLPGVDQEHGGIIRHGAKLLYAYCNATVPRISVVLRKAYGGAYIVMDSQSIGADLTYAWPTNEIAVMGAEGAANVIFRKQIAEADDPEAMRARMVKEYKSELMHPYYAAERGLVDDVIDPAETREVLIRSLEMLRNKHADLPARKHGNPPQ from the coding sequence ATGACCACTGTCGAAGATGTGCCCGCCGAGGCGAACGATGCCCGCGGGCGGGTCGCCGAGCTGCACGCCATCCGTGAGCAGGCCCGGCGCGGCCCCAGCGAGCGGGCGACCGAGGCGCAGCACGCCAAGGGCAAGCTCACCGCGCGTGAGCGGATCGAGCTGCTGCTGGACGAGGGCTCCTTCCGGGAGGTCGAGCCGCTGCGCCGGCACCGGGCGACCGGTTTCGGCCTGGAGGCCAAGAAGCCCTACACCGACGGTGTGATCACCGGCTGGGGCACGGTGCACGGCCGGACCGTGTTCGTCTACGCCCATGACTTCCGGATCTTCGGCGGGGCGCTGGGCGAGGCCCACGCCACCAAGATCCACAAGATCATGGACATGGCCATCGCCGCCGGTGCCCCGCTGGTGTCGCTGAACGACGGCGCCGGGGCGCGGATCCAGGAGGGTGTCTCGGCCCTGGCCGGGTACGGCGGCATCTTCCAGCGCAACACCAAGGCCTCGGGAGTGATCCCGCAGATCTCGGTGATGCTCGGCCCGTGCGCGGGCGGCGCCGCCTACAGCCCGGCGCTGACCGACTTCGTGTTCATGGTCCGTGAGACCTCGCAGATGTTCATCACCGGCCCGGACGTGGTCCGCGCGGTCACCGGCGAGGAGATCACCCAGAACGGGCTGGGCGGCGCGGACGTGCACGCCGAGACCTCCGGGGTGTGCCACTTCGCCTACGACGACGAGCAGACCTGCCTGGAGGAGGTCCGCTTCCTGCTGTCGATGCTGCCGCAGAACAACCGCGAGCAGCCGCCGTCGGTGGCCTGCGAGGACCCCGCCGACCGCGCGGGCGACGCGCTGCTGGACCTGGTGCCGGCGGACGGCAACCGGCCCTACGACATGCGCAAGGTCATCGAGGAGCTCGTCGACGACGGCGAGTACCTGGAGGTCCACGAGCGCTGGGCCACCAACATCATCGTGGCGCTGGCCCGGCTCGACGGCGAGGTCGTCGGCCTGATCGCCAACCAGCCGCAGTCGCTGGCCGGGGTGCTGGACATCGAGGCCTCCGAGAAGGCCGCCCGCTTCGTGCAGATGTGCGACGCGTTCAACATCCCGATCGTGACCCTGCTGGACGTGCCGGGCTTCCTGCCGGGCGTGGACCAGGAGCACGGCGGCATCATCCGGCACGGCGCCAAGCTGCTGTACGCGTACTGCAACGCCACGGTGCCGCGGATCTCGGTGGTGCTGCGCAAGGCGTACGGCGGCGCGTACATCGTCATGGACTCGCAGTCCATCGGCGCGGACCTGACCTACGCCTGGCCGACCAACGAGATCGCGGTGATGGGCGCCGAGGGCGCCGCCAACGTGATCTTCCGCAAGCAGATCGCCGAGGCGGACGACCCGGAGGCGATGCGGGCGCGGATGGTCAAGGAGTACAAGTCCGAGCTGATGCACCCGTACTACGCGGCCGAGCGCGGCCTGGTCGACGACGTGATCGACCCCGCCGAGACCCGCGAGGTGCTCATCCGCTCGCTGGAGATGCTGCGCAACAAGCACGCCGACCTGCCCGCCCGCAAGCACGGCAACCCGCCCCAGTAG
- a CDS encoding polysaccharide lyase 8 family protein has protein sequence MPPSPVWSRRGFLGFSGAGALGLALAPALTGPGAAAHAADGDPYETLRRRWLGIQLGTGYDPAAEPYAARLKETGELARGFRTAMRPAAGSLWPDSPFDPPAGITRSYHRLATMARAYLQPGTGLTGDTGLATDVVKGLDHVHDTVYHSGTTRYGNWWEWQIGSPRLLLDTVAMLYGQLGQERRERCLAAVDHFVPDAMLGDYTGTSTGANRADLCRVVALRGVLGRVPAKIALARDALSPVFPYVTKGDGLYADGSFIQHTWVAYSGTYGFVLLDGLARLFLLLGGTDWAVTDPKRQIIFDSVEHAYAPLLHNGLMMDSVNGRAISRGYQRADERRVMRGDHFHGHALIAAVALLAEAATSRERERWQAMVRGWIRRDTSYPVLADRQYEVADLARLKTLADDGGPVAPEPVAHRLFPAMDRAVHRRPGWAAGLAMASDRITYYENGNGENPRGWHTGAGMLYWWGRDFGGDQYTDAFWPTVDPYRLPGTTVSAKRLADNEGGGWGAPKPAARWVGGTTDGEYAVVGQDVRGLSSSLRAKKSWVFAADCVVCLGAGITSRDGVPAETVVDNRNLGPSGMPVLTVDGVRRPAEPGRRLSFPRARWIHLAGHGGYVFPRLPGRGEPVLHALRDTRTGAWSDINTGGSPEPFTRRYLTLWFDHGTDPADAAYAYLLMPGAGPRALAARAADRRWLTVLANTGERQAVAIPSLGLTAVNFWQAGSAGGLTVSAPASVLLRERPARAAYGRHGGRTASLCVAEPPRTGEPFEVVWDRPVRAVLAADPSVTVLATAPALRVRVTPGGSCTTHTCTVAPR, from the coding sequence ATGCCGCCTTCCCCCGTCTGGTCCCGCCGCGGCTTCCTCGGCTTCTCCGGAGCGGGCGCGCTCGGCCTGGCGCTGGCGCCCGCGCTCACCGGGCCGGGCGCCGCCGCGCACGCCGCCGACGGCGACCCGTACGAGACGCTGCGCCGCCGCTGGCTCGGCATCCAGCTCGGCACCGGCTACGACCCCGCCGCCGAGCCGTACGCCGCCCGCCTGAAGGAGACCGGCGAGCTGGCCCGCGGCTTCCGTACGGCCATGCGCCCGGCCGCCGGCTCGCTCTGGCCCGACAGCCCCTTCGACCCGCCGGCCGGCATCACCCGCAGCTACCACCGCCTCGCCACCATGGCCCGGGCGTACCTCCAGCCCGGCACCGGCCTGACCGGGGACACTGGCCTCGCCACCGACGTCGTCAAGGGCTTGGACCATGTGCACGACACCGTCTACCACTCCGGCACGACCCGGTACGGCAACTGGTGGGAGTGGCAGATCGGCAGCCCCCGGCTCCTCCTGGACACCGTCGCGATGCTGTACGGGCAACTCGGCCAGGAGCGGCGGGAGCGCTGCCTCGCCGCCGTCGACCACTTCGTCCCGGACGCCATGCTCGGCGACTACACCGGCACCAGCACCGGCGCCAACCGGGCCGACCTGTGCCGCGTCGTGGCGCTGCGCGGCGTCCTCGGCCGGGTCCCGGCGAAGATCGCGCTGGCCCGCGACGCCCTGTCGCCGGTCTTCCCGTACGTCACCAAGGGCGACGGCCTCTACGCCGACGGCTCCTTCATCCAGCACACCTGGGTCGCCTACTCCGGCACCTACGGCTTCGTCCTGCTCGACGGGCTCGCCCGCCTCTTCCTGCTGCTCGGCGGGACCGACTGGGCCGTCACCGACCCGAAGCGGCAGATCATCTTCGACAGCGTGGAGCACGCCTACGCGCCGCTGCTCCACAACGGCCTGATGATGGACAGCGTCAACGGGCGCGCCATAAGCCGCGGCTACCAGCGCGCCGACGAACGCCGGGTGATGCGCGGCGACCACTTCCACGGCCACGCGCTGATCGCGGCCGTCGCCCTGCTCGCGGAAGCGGCCACGTCCCGGGAGCGGGAGCGCTGGCAGGCGATGGTCCGGGGCTGGATCCGGCGGGACACCAGTTACCCGGTTCTCGCGGACCGGCAGTACGAGGTCGCCGATCTGGCCCGCCTCAAGACGCTCGCGGACGACGGCGGCCCGGTCGCGCCGGAACCCGTCGCCCACCGGCTCTTCCCGGCCATGGACCGGGCCGTGCACCGCCGTCCCGGCTGGGCCGCCGGCCTGGCCATGGCCTCGGACCGCATCACGTACTACGAGAACGGCAACGGCGAGAACCCGCGCGGCTGGCACACCGGCGCCGGAATGCTCTACTGGTGGGGCCGCGATTTCGGGGGCGACCAGTACACGGACGCGTTCTGGCCCACCGTCGACCCGTACCGCCTGCCCGGCACGACCGTGTCCGCCAAGCGGCTGGCCGACAACGAGGGCGGCGGCTGGGGCGCGCCCAAGCCCGCCGCGCGGTGGGTCGGCGGGACGACCGACGGCGAGTACGCCGTGGTCGGACAGGACGTGCGCGGCCTCTCCTCGTCCCTGCGCGCCAAGAAGTCGTGGGTCTTCGCCGCGGACTGCGTGGTCTGCCTGGGCGCCGGCATCACCTCCCGCGACGGGGTGCCCGCCGAGACGGTCGTGGACAACCGCAACCTGGGCCCGTCGGGAATGCCCGTGCTGACCGTCGACGGCGTACGGCGGCCCGCGGAACCGGGGCGGCGGCTGTCCTTCCCGCGCGCCCGCTGGATCCATCTCGCCGGGCACGGCGGGTACGTCTTCCCCCGCCTCCCCGGCAGGGGAGAACCGGTTCTGCACGCGCTCCGCGACACCCGGACCGGCGCCTGGAGCGACATCAACACCGGCGGCTCGCCCGAGCCCTTCACCCGCCGCTACCTGACCCTCTGGTTCGACCACGGCACCGACCCGGCGGACGCCGCGTACGCGTACCTGCTGATGCCCGGCGCGGGCCCGCGCGCCCTCGCCGCGCGGGCCGCCGACCGCCGCTGGCTGACCGTCCTGGCCAACACCGGCGAGCGGCAGGCGGTCGCGATCCCGTCGCTCGGCCTGACCGCCGTGAACTTCTGGCAGGCCGGTTCGGCGGGCGGGCTGACCGTCTCGGCGCCCGCGAGCGTGCTGCTGCGCGAGCGTCCGGCGCGTGCCGCGTACGGGCGGCACGGCGGGCGGACGGCGTCACTGTGCGTGGCCGAGCCGCCGCGTACCGGCGAGCCGTTCGAGGTGGTCTGGGACCGGCCGGTGCGCGCGGTGCTCGCCGCCGATCCCTCCGTCACGGTCCTGGCGACCGCTCCGGCCCTGCGCGTCCGGGTCACCCCGGGCGGCTCCTGCACCACCCACACCTGTACGGTCGCCCCTCGCTGA
- a CDS encoding YceI family protein produces MALFTRKRATATAADTGRTTAHRPAAALDADPALAALTGDYTIDPAHSRIGFSVRHAMVTNVRGAFGTHEGTLHLDGADPARSTAAVDVTIASVDTGIADRDAHLRGGDFFDADAFPLMTFRSTAAERVGDTTYRVTGDLTIKDVTRPLTIDLEYQGAATDVYGAERVGFEGSAEILRSDWGLTWNAALETGGVMVSDKVKLTFDISAVKAAA; encoded by the coding sequence ATGGCTCTGTTCACCCGCAAGCGCGCCACGGCCACGGCCGCGGACACCGGCCGCACCACCGCCCACCGGCCCGCCGCCGCCCTCGACGCCGACCCGGCCCTCGCCGCGCTGACCGGCGACTACACCATCGACCCCGCGCACAGCCGGATCGGCTTCTCCGTGCGGCACGCCATGGTCACCAACGTCCGCGGCGCGTTCGGCACCCACGAGGGCACCCTGCACCTCGACGGCGCCGACCCGGCCCGCTCCACCGCCGCCGTGGACGTCACGATCGCGTCCGTCGACACCGGCATCGCCGACCGCGACGCCCACCTGCGCGGCGGCGACTTCTTCGACGCCGACGCCTTCCCCCTGATGACGTTCCGCTCCACCGCCGCCGAGCGGGTCGGCGACACCACCTACCGCGTCACCGGCGACCTGACGATCAAGGACGTCACCCGGCCGCTCACCATCGACCTGGAGTACCAGGGCGCGGCGACGGACGTGTACGGCGCCGAGCGCGTGGGCTTCGAGGGCAGCGCCGAGATCCTGCGCTCCGACTGGGGCCTGACCTGGAACGCGGCGCTGGAGACCGGCGGCGTGATGGTCAGCGACAAGGTCAAGCTGACCTTCGACATCTCCGCGGTCAAGGCCGCCGCCTGA
- the cimA gene encoding citramalate synthase, whose amino-acid sequence MTDAPEPALSDAFHVFDTTLRDGAQREGINLTVADKLTIARHLDDYGVGFIEGGWPGANPRDTEFFQRARAEIDFRHAQLVAFGATRKAGVRVEDDPQVTALLESQAPVVTLVAKSHVRHVELALRTTPEENLAMVRDTVAYLRAQGRRVFLDCEHFFDGYALDPAYAKEVVRTASEAGADVVVLCDTNGGMLPAQVSAVVRTVLADTGARLGIHAQDDTGCAVANTLAAVDAGATHVQCTANGYGERVGNSNLFPVVAALELKYGRRVLPEGKLAETTRVSHAIAEVVNLTPSTHQPYVGVSAFAHKAGLHASAIKVDPDLYQHIDPALVGNSMRMLVSDMAGRASIELKGKELGFDLSGDRELVGRVVERVKERELAGYTYEAADASFELLLREEVEGRPRRYFEVESWRAIVEDRPDGSHANEATVKLWAKGERLVATAEGNGPVHALDRALRVALEQIYPQLAGLELVDYKVRILEGRLGTGSTTRVLVSTSDGQGEWSTVGVAENVIAASWQALDDAYAYGLMRAGVEPQE is encoded by the coding sequence ATGACGGACGCACCCGAACCCGCGTTGTCCGACGCCTTCCACGTCTTCGACACCACGCTGCGCGACGGCGCGCAGCGTGAGGGCATCAACCTGACCGTCGCCGACAAGCTGACCATCGCCCGGCACCTGGACGACTACGGCGTGGGCTTCATCGAGGGCGGCTGGCCCGGCGCCAACCCCCGGGACACCGAGTTCTTCCAGCGGGCCCGCGCGGAGATCGACTTCAGGCACGCCCAGCTGGTCGCCTTCGGCGCGACCCGCAAGGCAGGCGTGCGGGTCGAGGACGACCCGCAGGTCACGGCCCTGCTGGAGTCGCAGGCGCCGGTCGTCACCCTCGTCGCCAAGTCGCACGTACGGCACGTGGAACTGGCGCTGCGCACCACCCCGGAGGAGAACCTCGCGATGGTGCGGGACACCGTCGCGTACCTGCGCGCGCAGGGCCGCCGGGTCTTCCTGGACTGTGAGCACTTCTTCGACGGGTACGCCCTCGACCCGGCGTACGCCAAGGAGGTCGTGCGGACCGCGAGCGAGGCCGGCGCCGACGTGGTCGTGCTGTGCGACACCAACGGCGGCATGCTTCCCGCGCAGGTCTCGGCCGTCGTGCGGACGGTGCTGGCGGACACCGGGGCGCGCCTGGGCATCCACGCCCAGGACGACACCGGCTGTGCGGTGGCCAACACCCTCGCCGCCGTGGACGCGGGCGCCACCCACGTGCAGTGCACCGCCAACGGCTACGGCGAGCGCGTCGGCAACTCCAACCTCTTCCCGGTCGTGGCCGCCCTGGAGCTGAAGTACGGGCGCCGGGTGCTGCCCGAGGGCAAGCTGGCCGAGACCACCCGGGTCTCGCACGCCATCGCCGAGGTCGTCAACCTCACCCCGTCCACCCACCAGCCGTACGTGGGCGTCTCGGCCTTCGCGCACAAGGCCGGGCTGCACGCCTCCGCGATCAAGGTCGATCCGGACCTGTACCAGCACATCGACCCGGCGCTGGTCGGCAACAGCATGCGGATGCTGGTCTCCGACATGGCGGGGCGGGCCTCCATCGAACTCAAGGGCAAGGAGCTGGGCTTCGACCTGAGCGGCGACCGGGAGCTGGTCGGCCGGGTGGTGGAGCGGGTCAAGGAGCGCGAGCTGGCCGGGTACACGTACGAGGCCGCCGACGCCTCGTTCGAGCTGCTGCTGCGCGAGGAGGTGGAGGGCCGGCCGCGCCGGTACTTCGAGGTGGAGTCCTGGCGGGCGATCGTCGAGGACCGGCCGGACGGCTCGCATGCCAACGAGGCGACCGTGAAGCTGTGGGCCAAGGGCGAGCGGCTGGTGGCCACCGCCGAGGGCAACGGTCCGGTGCACGCGCTGGACCGGGCGCTGCGGGTGGCCCTGGAGCAGATCTACCCGCAGCTGGCCGGGCTGGAGCTGGTGGACTACAAGGTCCGCATCCTGGAAGGCCGCCTGGGCACCGGTTCGACCACCCGTGTCCTGGTGTCCACCAGCGACGGACAGGGGGAGTGGTCCACGGTCGGCGTCGCGGAGAACGTCATCGCGGCGTCCTGGCAGGCGCTGGACGACGCGTACGCGTACGGGCTGATGCGGGCGGGCGTCGAGCCGCAGGAGTAA
- a CDS encoding MFS transporter, with the protein MGREQWKKIWVGSAGNMVEWFDWFVYASFAVYFADSFFPKGNDTANLMNTMGIFAVGFFMRPVGGWLLGRVGDRKGRKAALTLTVTLMSASAVLIAVAPTYAVAGYGGVAVLLIARMLQGLSVGGEYAASATYLTEASAPGRRGFASSFQYVSMTAGQLLGLGLQIVLQRTMSEDALHSWAWRIPFIIGALGAAIVFYLRRNMLETEVYAQDDSAHSDPARGTIKALWAHRREAFLVIALTMGGTVAYYTYTTYLTKYLSGTAGLAKPTASLVSFCALFVFMCIQPLAGRLSDRIGRRPLLITFAVGSTFLTVPIMTLLKHAGSFWPALGLSLLALLVVTGYTSINACVKAELFPTGIRALGVALPYAIANALFGGTAEYVALWFKNGGIESGYYWYVAGCAAVSLIVYVTMRETRTIDLNRVQRAERGGAAFPTQTGPQPAKK; encoded by the coding sequence ATGGGACGAGAGCAGTGGAAGAAGATCTGGGTCGGCTCGGCCGGCAACATGGTCGAGTGGTTCGACTGGTTCGTGTACGCCAGCTTCGCGGTGTACTTCGCCGACTCCTTCTTCCCCAAGGGCAACGACACCGCCAACCTCATGAACACCATGGGGATCTTCGCGGTCGGCTTCTTCATGCGGCCGGTGGGCGGCTGGCTGCTCGGCCGGGTCGGTGACCGCAAGGGCCGCAAGGCCGCGCTGACCCTCACCGTCACCCTGATGTCCGCCTCGGCCGTCCTCATCGCCGTCGCGCCGACCTACGCGGTGGCCGGCTACGGCGGCGTCGCGGTGCTGCTCATCGCCCGCATGCTGCAAGGGCTCTCGGTCGGCGGCGAGTACGCGGCCAGCGCCACGTACCTGACGGAGGCCTCCGCGCCCGGCCGCCGCGGCTTCGCCTCCAGCTTCCAGTACGTGTCCATGACCGCGGGCCAGCTCCTCGGCCTCGGCCTGCAGATCGTCCTCCAGCGCACCATGTCCGAGGACGCCCTGCACAGCTGGGCCTGGCGCATCCCGTTCATCATCGGCGCGCTCGGCGCCGCCATCGTCTTCTACCTGCGGCGCAACATGCTGGAGACGGAGGTGTACGCGCAGGACGACAGCGCGCACAGCGACCCGGCGCGCGGCACGATCAAGGCGCTGTGGGCGCACAGGCGCGAGGCGTTCCTCGTCATAGCGCTCACCATGGGCGGCACGGTCGCGTACTACACGTACACGACCTACCTCACCAAGTACCTGTCCGGCACCGCCGGGCTGGCCAAGCCCACCGCCTCGCTGGTCAGCTTCTGCGCGCTGTTCGTCTTCATGTGCATCCAGCCGCTGGCGGGCCGGCTCTCCGACCGGATCGGCCGCCGCCCGCTGCTGATCACCTTCGCGGTCGGCTCGACCTTCCTGACCGTGCCGATCATGACGCTGCTCAAGCACGCCGGCAGCTTCTGGCCCGCGCTCGGCCTCTCGCTGCTGGCCCTGCTGGTCGTCACCGGCTACACCTCGATCAACGCCTGCGTGAAGGCCGAACTCTTCCCCACCGGCATCCGCGCCCTCGGCGTCGCCCTCCCGTACGCCATCGCCAACGCCCTCTTCGGCGGCACCGCCGAATACGTCGCCCTCTGGTTCAAGAACGGCGGCATCGAATCCGGCTACTACTGGTACGTGGCGGGCTGCGCGGCGGTGTCGCTGATCGTCTACGTCACGATGCGCGAGACGAGGACGATCGACCTGAATCGCGTACAGCGGGCGGAGCGCGGGGGCGCGGCATTCCCCACTCAGACAGGGCCGCAGCCGGCGAAGAAGTAG
- a CDS encoding TolB family protein: protein MAAVLVGAVAAGGPPAAAGGQGPRTERVNTAPDGSEAVGGGSFNAAISADGRYVAFDSEAGNLVPGDDNDGTLVRDVFLRDRRTGTTRRLNAPLGHGNADFAAISADGRYVAFDAETDGQYHVYVHEIRTGRLERADLDMDAGFTGGEAPALSADGRYVAYVGRQSTVPPEKEEMSRIYVRDRRTGMTRRVSRVPTKEGRGYDSVRISADGAKAVYRERSRRGGGPGGERDWADIHLADLRTGEQRQIDTTADGAPATSGSTDPLISADGRTVAFNSAAKNIVPVPDEARSYAFVRDLRTGAMRRVDGIDGNQYADADAISPDGRRLLLHSYGVEYGLYVKDLRTGKDTLVSPGTDGKPRAATAGPDAMTPDGRKVVFESHLDDLVAGDTNHETDVFLRHAR from the coding sequence GTGGCCGCCGTGCTCGTCGGGGCGGTGGCGGCCGGCGGCCCGCCCGCGGCGGCCGGTGGCCAGGGGCCGCGCACCGAGCGGGTGAACACCGCCCCCGACGGCTCCGAGGCGGTCGGCGGCGGCTCGTTCAACGCCGCGATCAGCGCCGACGGCCGGTACGTCGCCTTCGACTCGGAGGCCGGCAACCTCGTGCCGGGCGACGACAACGACGGCACCCTCGTCCGCGACGTCTTCCTGCGCGACCGCCGCACCGGCACCACCCGCCGCCTCAACGCCCCGCTCGGCCACGGCAACGCCGACTTCGCCGCGATCAGCGCGGACGGCCGGTACGTCGCCTTCGACGCCGAGACGGACGGCCAGTACCACGTCTACGTCCACGAGATCCGCACCGGGCGACTGGAGCGCGCCGACCTGGACATGGACGCGGGCTTCACCGGCGGCGAGGCGCCCGCGCTCAGCGCCGACGGCCGCTATGTCGCCTACGTCGGCCGGCAGTCCACCGTCCCGCCGGAGAAGGAGGAGATGAGCCGGATCTACGTACGCGACCGCAGGACCGGGATGACGCGCCGGGTCAGCCGGGTCCCCACCAAGGAGGGGCGCGGCTACGACTCCGTGCGTATCAGCGCCGACGGCGCCAAGGCCGTCTACCGGGAGCGCAGCCGCCGCGGCGGCGGTCCCGGCGGCGAACGCGACTGGGCCGACATCCACCTCGCCGACCTGCGCACCGGCGAGCAGCGGCAGATCGACACCACCGCCGACGGCGCGCCCGCCACCTCGGGCTCCACCGACCCGCTGATCAGCGCCGACGGCCGCACCGTGGCGTTCAACTCCGCGGCCAAGAACATCGTGCCGGTGCCGGACGAGGCCCGCTCCTATGCCTTCGTACGGGATCTGCGCACCGGCGCGATGCGGCGGGTGGACGGCATCGACGGCAACCAGTACGCCGACGCGGACGCGATCAGCCCGGACGGCCGACGGCTGCTGCTGCACTCCTACGGCGTCGAGTACGGGCTGTACGTCAAGGATCTGAGGACCGGGAAGGACACCCTGGTCAGCCCCGGCACCGACGGAAAGCCGAGGGCGGCCACCGCCGGGCCCGACGCGATGACGCCGGACGGCCGCAAGGTCGTCTTCGAGTCGCACCTCGACGATCTGGTCGCGGGCGACACCAACCACGAGACCGATGTGTTCCTGCGGCACGCCCGCTGA
- a CDS encoding TetR/AcrR family transcriptional regulator, whose amino-acid sequence MSGPVRRPRRRLAQPREQVLAAAMATIAEAGLERLTMAGLGREVGMSSGHILYYFGTKDELLLQTLQWSEEQLGARRRATLARRVPARERLDALVELYLPDGRRDPRWALWLEVWNRSQNADDAARERQLDLELAWHRDLVALLVEGASKGELRAVDAERFATRTRALLDGFGTHLVVGLPGLDREQVLRHVAEFLDEALTPAGAPTVP is encoded by the coding sequence GTGTCCGGACCGGTCCGCCGACCCCGGCGGCGGCTCGCCCAGCCCCGCGAGCAGGTCCTCGCCGCGGCGATGGCCACCATCGCCGAAGCGGGCCTGGAACGGCTGACCATGGCCGGGCTGGGCCGCGAGGTCGGCATGAGCAGCGGGCACATCCTCTACTACTTCGGTACGAAGGACGAGCTGCTGCTCCAGACCCTTCAGTGGAGCGAGGAGCAGTTGGGCGCCCGGCGGCGGGCGACGCTCGCCCGCCGTGTCCCGGCCCGCGAGCGGCTCGACGCGCTGGTGGAGCTGTACCTGCCCGATGGGCGCCGGGACCCGCGCTGGGCCCTGTGGCTGGAGGTGTGGAACCGCTCGCAGAACGCGGACGACGCGGCCCGCGAGCGCCAGCTCGACCTGGAACTGGCCTGGCACCGCGATCTGGTGGCGCTCCTGGTCGAGGGCGCCTCGAAGGGCGAGCTGCGGGCGGTGGACGCGGAGCGCTTCGCCACCCGTACGCGCGCGCTGCTGGACGGCTTCGGTACGCACCTCGTCGTCGGCCTGCCGGGGCTGGACCGGGAGCAGGTGCTGCGGCACGTGGCGGAGTTCCTGGACGAGGCGTTGACGCCGGCAGGCGCTCCGACTGTGCCTTGA
- a CDS encoding agmatine deiminase family protein, with amino-acid sequence MTTPAADGFRMPAEWAPHERTWMAWPGPNATFGAEGGEELARARRAWAGVARAVRRFEAVTVVASPGQTDRARLLLGAGIEVVERALDDAWMRDVGPTFLTGGGGQLAAVDWVFNGWGGQDWARWERDAQIGGYVAGLAGARAYRSSLVNEGGGLHVDGEGTVLLTETVQLDPGRNPGRTREEVEAEVHACLGTTKAVWLPRGLTADYGRFGTRGHVDIVAAFARPGVVVAHTQPDPAHPDHAVCEEIVKLLRASTDARGRRLEVVEVPAPTVVETDGEPVDYSYINHYLCNGGVVLCAFDDPRDEEAAAIFRRLFPERAVVQADARTIFAAGGGIHCITQQQPKVGTV; translated from the coding sequence ATGACCACCCCCGCCGCCGACGGCTTCCGTATGCCTGCCGAGTGGGCTCCGCATGAGCGGACCTGGATGGCCTGGCCGGGGCCCAATGCCACCTTCGGTGCGGAAGGCGGCGAGGAGTTGGCGCGGGCCCGGCGGGCGTGGGCCGGTGTGGCCCGGGCGGTGCGGCGGTTCGAGGCGGTCACGGTGGTGGCGAGTCCCGGGCAGACGGACCGGGCGCGGCTGCTGCTCGGGGCGGGAATCGAGGTCGTCGAGCGGGCGCTGGACGACGCCTGGATGCGGGATGTCGGGCCGACCTTTCTGACCGGCGGGGGCGGGCAACTGGCCGCTGTGGACTGGGTGTTCAACGGGTGGGGCGGGCAGGACTGGGCGCGCTGGGAGCGGGACGCGCAGATCGGTGGGTACGTGGCCGGGCTGGCCGGGGCCCGTGCGTACCGCTCGTCGCTGGTGAACGAGGGCGGCGGGCTGCACGTGGACGGTGAGGGGACCGTTCTGCTGACGGAGACCGTGCAACTCGATCCCGGGCGCAATCCGGGCCGTACCCGGGAGGAGGTCGAGGCGGAGGTCCATGCCTGCCTCGGCACCACGAAGGCGGTCTGGCTGCCGCGCGGACTGACCGCCGACTACGGGCGCTTCGGCACCCGTGGGCACGTGGACATCGTCGCGGCCTTCGCCCGCCCCGGCGTCGTCGTCGCGCACACCCAGCCCGACCCTGCCCACCCCGACCACGCCGTGTGCGAGGAGATCGTCAAGCTGCTGCGTGCCTCTACGGACGCGCGCGGCCGACGGCTGGAGGTGGTCGAGGTGCCCGCGCCGACCGTGGTGGAGACGGACGGCGAGCCGGTGGATTATTCGTACATCAATCACTACCTGTGCAACGGCGGCGTGGTGCTGTGCGCGTTCGATGACCCGCGCGACGAGGAGGCAGCCGCGATCTTCCGGCGGCTGTTCCCGGAGCGCGCGGTGGTGCAGGCCGACGCCCGTACGATCTTTGCAGCTGGCGGTGGCATCCACTGCATCACCCAGCAGCAGCCCAAGGTGGGCACCGTGTGA